GGGGGAGAAATTGCGGTCGATCACGACTCATTACAGCAGAATTACCTCGGGTTGGTGATGTTCGCCCAACCTCGCCATCAGTTTGATATTCAACATCACTCTTTAATCAAACAGACAAAATCCTGGTTCAAAGATACGCTTAAACTCTCGCGTTTTTTGTATCTGGATGCCGTGCTCGCCAGCCTGCTTATCAATATCATCGCACTGGCAACACCGCTATTTGTCATGAATGTTTATGACCGGGTGGTTCCCAATCAGGCAACGGCGACCCTATGGGTGCTGGCTATCGGTATTACTGGCGCTTTTTTCTTTGATTTAGTGCTAAAAACCCTGCGTGGGATCTGCCTGGATATGGCGGGGAAAAAAACCGATCTGATCATTTCCGCCACGCTGTTTGAACGAATCACCGGCATGTCGATGAAAGCCAGACCCGCCCGGGTAGGCAGTTTTGCACAGAATATTCATGAATTTCAGTCGCTCAGAGATTTCCTTTCTTCATTGACGTTGACCACCCTGATTGATTTCCCTTTTACCTTACTGCTATTGCTAGTAATCGGATTCATCGGCGGTCCGCTGGTCTGGGTTTCGATTCTCACTTACCCTCTTGCTCTGCTCACCAGTTGGGCACTGCAAAAACCGCTCTCATCCACCATTGAAAAAACCATGCATCTTGCCAGTGAACGGCAGGCAACGTTGATTGAAACACTCGGTGGCCTGGACGCGATAAAAGTCAATAATGCGGAAAGTGAACGGCAGTACCAGTGGGAACAGACTATCGGCAGTCTCAGCAAGCTCGAATTACGGGCAAAAACGCTATCCTCATTAGCGGTTAACCTGACGCTTGGGTTTCAGCAGTTTGCCGGTGTCGCCATGATTGTGGCTGGCGTTTACATGCTGATTAACGGCAACCTCAGTATGGGCGGATTGATTGCCTGCTACATGCTGAACGGCAGAGCGCTAATGCCGCTGGGCCAACTGTCAGGATTAGTAACCCGTTACCAGCAGGCTTCCCTGACGATGGATACCACTGAACAAATGATGCAACTGCCGCAAGAGCGAAGCGACAACGAACATCCGCTCAAGCGTGAAAGCATTCGCGGCAGCATTGAGTTTCGCGATGTCACGTTTAACTACCCGGAACAGAAAAACAGCTCCTTGCAAGGCATCAACCTGAGCATCGCCCCCGGTGAGAAAGTGGGCATTATCGGACGAAGCGGTTCCGGTAAAAGTTCGCTGCAAAAACTGATCGTCAATCTTTACCAGCCCTCAACGGGTAACTTGCTGATTGATGGCGTCGATGCACGCCAGCTCGACGTCAGCGACCTCAGGCACAATATCGGCTATGTCCCACAGGATATTCAACTGTTCAGCGGCACGCTGCGTGACAATCTGATCAGCGGCGCGCGCTATGTCGAAGATGAAGCGATGCTGTTGGCTGCGGAAATCGCCGGCGTAAATGAATTCGCCCGCCTGCATCCGGATGGCTATAACCTTCAGGTTGGCGAACGCGGTCAGCAACTTTCCGGCGGTCAGCGTCAGGCAGTAGCATTAGCCAGAGCACTGTTACTCGATCCCCCTATTTTGGTTTTTGATGAACCCACCAGTTCAATGGACAATACCAGTGAAGACCGGTTGAAACAGGTTCTGGCGCCAGTGCTCGTCAATAAAACGCTATTGCTGGTGACACACAGGGTCTCTATGTTGGCGCTGGTAGATCGCCTGGTTATTGTTGATAAAGGCCGCATTATTGCCGACGGCCCGAAGGCCATCGTGATGGACGCCTTGAAGAAGGGACAAATCAATGCGTCTCGCTAAATATCTTAGACGTATCAAACGCTACTTCACAGGTGATGATAACCATGAGAACCTTCAGACGATGCCGGAAGTCAGCCGTGCGTTGATCGAAGATTCCCCCAGAATTGCCCGCATCACACTTTGGGTTATTGGTGCTTTTTTCCTGTTTTTCATCCTTTGGGCGGCGTTTGCTGACATTGATGAAGTAACCCGGGGAGATGGAAAAGCCATCCCATCATCAAGACTGCAAAAGATCCAGAACCTGGAAGGCGGCATCGTCACGGAAGTACTTGTTCATGAAGGTCAGGTCGTCAACGCTGGCGATCCGCTACTACGCCTGGACGATACCCGGTTTGCCTCAAACGTCGGTGAAACCGAAGCCGATAGACTGGCGCTGATTTCAAGAATCGAACGTCTTAACGCTGAAATCAACGATCGTGAATTTATTTTATCAGAGGAAGTCACCCAACTGACACCGGAAGTCGCCAATGGTGAACGGGAGCTTTACAACAGCCGGCGCCAACAATTTCATAACGAGATAGCCGGCCTCAAAGAGCAATTGGTGCAACGCCATCAGGAATTACGGGACTTTTCCGCAAAACAGATTCAGTTTCGTAATAGCCTGAATTTACTACAACAGGAAATCAGGATGTCGGAGCCTCTTATCGCCGAAGGCGCCATCTCAAAAGTAGAGGTACTACGTTTAAGACGGGCGGAGGTCGAAACCAAAGGCCAACTTGATTCGGTCAGGCTGTCGATACCCAGGGCAGAGTCGGCGATAAAAGAAATTGAAAATAAAATTGAGGAAGCGCGCGGGCGCTATAAAAGTGATGCGTTATCACAATTGAATGAAGCGCAAACCAATCTGAACAAAATTACCGCAACCGGCAGAGCGCTGGAAGATCGCGTAAACCGGACGCTGGTGGTTTCGCCGGTGCGTGGTATTGTTCAGCAAATTCTGGTCAACACCATTGGGGGCGTTATTCAGCCGGGGAGTGATTTGGTGGAAATTGTGCCACTGGATGACAAATTACTGGTTGAAGCCAGAATTCGTCCGCAAGATATCGCGTTTTTGCACCCCGGCCAGGAAGCGATTATTAAACTAACGGCTTATGATTACACCATCTACGGTGGGCTAAAAGGTCAACTTGAGCAGATTAGTCCAGATACCGTTACCGACAAAGAAGGGAACAGTTTTTATATTATCCGTTTACGCACCGATAAAAACTATTTGGGCAGCGCGGATAAACCTCTGCTTATTATTCCTGGCATGGTGGCATCGGTAGATATCATCACTGGGAAGAAAACAATTCTCAGCTACCTTTTAAAACCCATCATCAGGGCAAGAGCAGAATCATTGCGAGAAAGGTAATAGAACAAGAAAGAGAATGGCAAGAGAAAATAAAAGAAAGAGCACGCTAAGGTGCTCTATTAAAAAATAATCATCACAGTCTTATCAATTATTAATGTGTATTGACGTCTTGATAAATTTGAGTCTGACTACGTCCCATTGATTTTGCCTGATACATTGCTGAATCCGCGTTGATTGCCAATGTCAAAGAGTCAGTTCCATGCTCAGGATAGAGTGCAATACCGATACTGCACGATATATCCAGCTTTTTGCCTTCAATCTCGAAGGTCTTATTTAGAGCATTATGGATTTTATCTGCAACATACAACGTATTATCAACTTCTTTAATGCCTTGCAGCAGAATAATAAATTCGTCACCGCTGCGTCGATACACTGTATCGGAATCCCTTACCGCGCCACGCATACGCGCTGCGGCTTCTCTTAATAGTAAATCGCCCACGGCATGGCCGAAAGAATCATTGATCTGCTTAAACTTATCCAAATCGAGAAACATCAGCGCAATTTTTCTGCCCGTTTGCTTGGACAGCAATATAGCCTGTTCCATTTGCTCGGCAAACGTTAAACTGTTCGCCAGTGAAGTCAGCGAATCATAGTGGGCCAGTTGGCGGTAATGTTCCTCGCTCCGGCGCAACATGTCTATCGCCCGATAACGCTCGATGGCGATAGAAATAAGTTGAGCTGATTTTTCT
This is a stretch of genomic DNA from Brenneria rubrifaciens. It encodes these proteins:
- a CDS encoding type I secretion system permease/ATPase, producing MKLHSKQDESNNPDETVVHKHSDPRNRHDDPLLDGLLILCALQGKSASRSTLTAGLPLANQRLTIQLLPRAAARAGLQGRVLKRALNKIPAMSLPAMLLLREERAAILLGWNADGSARIMPSETEGGEIAVDHDSLQQNYLGLVMFAQPRHQFDIQHHSLIKQTKSWFKDTLKLSRFLYLDAVLASLLINIIALATPLFVMNVYDRVVPNQATATLWVLAIGITGAFFFDLVLKTLRGICLDMAGKKTDLIISATLFERITGMSMKARPARVGSFAQNIHEFQSLRDFLSSLTLTTLIDFPFTLLLLLVIGFIGGPLVWVSILTYPLALLTSWALQKPLSSTIEKTMHLASERQATLIETLGGLDAIKVNNAESERQYQWEQTIGSLSKLELRAKTLSSLAVNLTLGFQQFAGVAMIVAGVYMLINGNLSMGGLIACYMLNGRALMPLGQLSGLVTRYQQASLTMDTTEQMMQLPQERSDNEHPLKRESIRGSIEFRDVTFNYPEQKNSSLQGINLSIAPGEKVGIIGRSGSGKSSLQKLIVNLYQPSTGNLLIDGVDARQLDVSDLRHNIGYVPQDIQLFSGTLRDNLISGARYVEDEAMLLAAEIAGVNEFARLHPDGYNLQVGERGQQLSGGQRQAVALARALLLDPPILVFDEPTSSMDNTSEDRLKQVLAPVLVNKTLLLVTHRVSMLALVDRLVIVDKGRIIADGPKAIVMDALKKGQINASR
- a CDS encoding HlyD family type I secretion periplasmic adaptor subunit, coding for MRLAKYLRRIKRYFTGDDNHENLQTMPEVSRALIEDSPRIARITLWVIGAFFLFFILWAAFADIDEVTRGDGKAIPSSRLQKIQNLEGGIVTEVLVHEGQVVNAGDPLLRLDDTRFASNVGETEADRLALISRIERLNAEINDREFILSEEVTQLTPEVANGERELYNSRRQQFHNEIAGLKEQLVQRHQELRDFSAKQIQFRNSLNLLQQEIRMSEPLIAEGAISKVEVLRLRRAEVETKGQLDSVRLSIPRAESAIKEIENKIEEARGRYKSDALSQLNEAQTNLNKITATGRALEDRVNRTLVVSPVRGIVQQILVNTIGGVIQPGSDLVEIVPLDDKLLVEARIRPQDIAFLHPGQEAIIKLTAYDYTIYGGLKGQLEQISPDTVTDKEGNSFYIIRLRTDKNYLGSADKPLLIIPGMVASVDIITGKKTILSYLLKPIIRARAESLRER